From Cyclopterus lumpus isolate fCycLum1 chromosome 4, fCycLum1.pri, whole genome shotgun sequence, a single genomic window includes:
- the LOC117729131 gene encoding forkhead box protein F2-like, with product MTTESPQQQLDPPPPLRSSPASGALHPAMLSPQAATESSSTAIKGKKTTSGLRRPEKPPYSYIALIVMAIQSSPTKRLTLSEIYQFLQARFPFFRGSYQGWKNSVRHNLSLNECFIKLPKGLGRPGKGHYWTIDPGSEFMFEEGSFRRRPRGFRRKCQALKPMYRMMNGIGFGTSILPQSFDFQAPSATLACHGNSYNLDMMSNSMAGGYDGLSGSHHVPHMSPSPGSTYMASCPVPSNGEYGPDSSSSPVPSSPAMASALDGHSPYASTSAHWASSGGSPYIKQQPLTSSSPASSGLHSGMSPYSLEQSYLHQNGRDSHSTDISVGIPRYQSHCDRKDFVLNFNGISSFHPSAGGSYYHHHHHHHPQSVCQDIKPCVM from the exons ATGACGACCGAGTCCcctcagcagcagctggaccctCCGCCTCCTCTGAGATCCAGCCCGGCGTCCGGCGCCCTGCACCCCGCCATGCTGAGCCCACAGGCCGCCACAGAAAGTTCGTCGACCGCCATTAAAGGAAAGAAGACGACCTCCGGTTTACGGCGACCGGAAAAGCCGCCGTACTCCTACATCGCTCTCATCGTTATGGCAATACAGAGCTCCCCCACCAAACGACTGACACTCAGTGAGATCTACCAGTTCCTCCAGGCTCGCTTCCCGTTCTTCAGGGGCTCATATCAGGGCTGGAAGAACTCCGTCCGGCATAATCTTTCGCTGAACGAGTGCTTCATCAAGCTGCCCAAGGGGCTGGGCAGGCCAGGGAAAGGCCACTACTGGACCATCGATCCCGGCAGTGAGTTCATGTTTGAGGAAGGCTCGTTTCGTCGCAGACCCAGAGGCTTCAGAAGAAAATGTCAAGCTCTGAAGCCCATGTATCGGATGATGAACGGCATAGGCTTCGGCACCTCCATCCTCCCGCAGAGTTTTGACTTTCAAGCTCCATCCGCCACTCTGGCCTGTCACGGCAACAGCTACAACTTGGACATGATGAGTAATTCAATGGCCGGGGGGTACGACGGGCTGAGCGGAAGCCACCACGTACCACACATGTCTCCGAGCCCCGGTTCCACGTACATGGCGAGCTGTCCTGTGCCTTCGAACGGGGAGTACGGAccggacagcagcagcagccccgtACCGTCCTCTCCAGCCATGGCCAGCGCGCTGGACGGCCACTCCCCGTACGCCAGTACATCCGCACACTGGGCGTCCTCCGGCGGGTCCCCCTACATCAAACAGCAGCCTCTAACCTCCAGCAGCCCCGCATCCTCTGGTTTACACTCCGGCATGTCGCCTTATTCCCTGGAGCAGAGCTATCTTCACCAGAACGGCAGGGACAGCCACAGCACCGACATATCAG TGGGGATTCCACGCTACCAGAGCCACTGCGACCGGAAAGACTTCGTGTTGAACTTCAACGGCATCTCTTCCTTCCACCCCTCCGCCGGCGGAtcctactaccaccaccaccaccaccaccacccccagaGCGTGTGTCAGGACATCAAGCCGTGCGTCATGTGA
- the foxq1b gene encoding forkhead box protein Q1b: protein MKLEVFSAHHFAQKPLELCMDADGRVPSPLSGDELGSDGDCVANSPAPVTQIGEGSKGKPYTRRPKPPYSYIALIAMAIRESGSGRLTLAEINDYLMKKFPFFRGTYTGWRNSVRHNLSLNDCFLKVLRDPSRPWGKDNYWMLNPHSEYTFADGVFRRRRKRIAKRSAKERDSPDILREDTRLPAPEERVGAKFSSSFAIDSILSTPFKRREDSHVDAETHAPRLYWPPGAHLLPYTLGYPAQHTYLSEGVYSSTEPSRDALTYLQQTAPGMAALHALKMPNKARGFHIDSLLS from the coding sequence ATGAAACTTGAAGTTTTCTCGGCGCACCACTTCGCGCAAAAGCCGCTGGAGTTGTGCATGGACGCGGATGGGAGAGTCCCGTCCCCTCTGTCCGGGGACGAGTTGGGGTCGGACGGGGACTGCGTGGCCAACAGCCCGGCACCTGTTACCCAGATCGGCGAAGGCAGCAAAGGGAAGCCCTACACCCGCAGACCCAAACCTCCTTACTCCTACATCGCCCTCATCGCCATGGCCATCCGGGAGTCCGGCAGCGGCCGCCTCACTCTGGCAGAGATCAACGACTACCTGATGAAGAAGTTCCCGTTTTTCCGCGGCACCTACACCGGCTGGAGGAACTCGGTGCGCCACAACCTGTCACTCAACGACTGCTTCCTCAAAGTGTTGCGGGACCCGTCCCGGCCATGGGGCAAGGACAACTACTGGATGCTCAACCCGCACAGCGAGTACACCTTCGCTGACGGCGTGTTCCGCCGCAGGAGGAAGCGCATCGCCAAGAGGTCCGCCAAGGAGCGGGACAGCCCGGACATCCTCCGCGAGGACACCCGCCTCCCCGCCCcggaggagagggtgggggcCAAGTTCTCCAGCTCCTTCGCCATCGACAGCATCCTCAGCACACCCTTCAAACGGAGGGAGGACAGCCACGTCGATGCGGAAACCCACGCCCCCCGGCTCTACTGGCCCCCAGGGGCCCACCTACTGCCTTACACTCTGGGCTACCCGGCACAGCACACGTACCTGTCAGAGGGTGTGTACAGCAGCACAGAGCCCAGCAGGGATGCACTCACGTACCTCCAGCAGACAGCACCGGGCATGGCCGCTCTCCACGCGCTCAAGATGCCCAACAAGGCGCGAGGTTTCCACATAGACTCCTTGCTGTCATGA